A stretch of the Aphis gossypii isolate Hap1 chromosome 2, ASM2018417v2, whole genome shotgun sequence genome encodes the following:
- the LOC114125882 gene encoding protein CIP2A-like, with protein MDHLISPSFHNHLKNFIIASKQYLYCHDESSLNGVLCSLQILGQLSNECIFNSQDTLRHEFYINLYELMRNTNDDSEIMWAAVNFLQSIVKQGLFHNTILNNDELTLILTKLLKDELTLDKKIKILKLLLELTYRKKLQWQESHSFELISLLIKWISTEDKDLISFSLGVLVNVCSKNKFAMFTLVKCTNSKSFMRLLLKLQSNDVFIKVQVYKLLLILEHASGQIPHVDVNNLIDVTFVVLEEGLKQKNVFVLRHAVDFFIDISEHSCWKNSVLEYEGYKKNLIKILESVNNFKNIEKTHDNYHIILQNVDLVLQFVHHIIQFKNEDLIILYPKIIIYILHWTQFSNLHEQSMSILQTIIINVRSYSAYMDQTLQCDIYENLEKSLYVLLMILFEPNKNVENDDFNLCTWNKYAICLRLLQEMLKMQNLYEIIEEKLNISSLQSLFHSLILIDINNLNNLQNITFVYIEALCFLSELVAKNPTWMSLYSEILNQKHVYRVLAFIIYKGSKIMKQKVLDLITKFSQQSTLMLSDCLEEIEQLSLTKVKNIKTTNSEETEIKPICTFAQEEQIQAFIDKLENIFNSNEIPSIKTSNVISLYQHKMNTLKQTEVWLKQSLDNASEEVTRLNYRIVCLNSESMQLNQMLLNNHKEIEELTIENENLKKKLNDTTEQFTTTSNNFAKLSRNYESKRQIIQEQSSSIKNLEKQLEELRLESDEIKANLLDQLKNEKAENKIQVSKLEQQLTEKQSIINEKTEEINNKISFIKNLENIGLEKDKDITDLRKQLQEQHRVREMISQMLAATSSKP; from the exons ATGGACCATTTAATATCACCATCATTTCATAACCATTtgaagaattttattatagcttctaaacaatatttatattgccaCGATGAATCATCTTTAAATGGAGTTCTATGTTCTTTAcaa atccTTGGACAATTATCTAacgaatgtatttttaattctcaaGACACATTAAGGCATGAGTTTTATATCAACTTATATGAACTGATGAGAAATACTAATGATGATTCTGAGATTATGTGGGCAGCTGTTAATTTTTTGCAGTCTATTGTAAAACAAGGACTTTTTCATAACACAATACtaaataatgatgaattaacactaattttaacaaaattactaaaaGATGAATTaacattagataaaaaaatcaaaatactcaAGCTTCTTCTG gaaTTGACATATAGAAAGAAACTACAATGGCAGGAAAGCCATTCATTTGAACTAATTAGCCTATTGATAAAATGGATATCAACTGAAGACAAAGATCTTATATCATTCAGCCTTGGAGTTTTAGTAAATGTGTgttctaaaaacaaatttgccATGTTTACTCTTGTGAAATGTACAAATTCTAAATCCTTCATGCGTCTTCTTTTAAAACTACAATCTAATGATGTATTTATCAAAGTTcaagtgtataaattattgttaatattagaaCATGCATCTGGTCAGATACCGCATGTTgatgttaacaatttaattgatGTAACATTTGTTGTTTTGGAAGAAGgacttaaacaaaaaaatgtgtttgtttTACGTCATgcagttgatttttttattgatattagtgAACATTCATGTTGGAAAAATTCTGTTTTAGAATATGAGgg atataaaaaaaatttgattaaaatattagaatccgtgaataactttaaaaatattgagaaaaCTCATGACaattatcacataatattacaaaatgtggacttagttttacaatttgtccatcatattattcaattcaaaaatgaagatttaatcatattgtatcctaaaataattatatacattctaCATTGGActcaattttcaaatcttcATGAACAATCAATGTCAAtcttacaaacaataattattaatgtacgaAGTTATAGTGCTTATATGGATCAAACCCTTCAATgtgatatttatgaaaatctaGAAAAGAGTTTATAT GTGTTgctaatgattttatttgaacctaataaaaatgtagaaaatgatgattttaatttgtgtacatggaataaatatgcaatatgcTTAAGACTTCTTCAAGAAATGTTAAAGATGCAAAatctatatgaaataattgaagaaaaacttaatatttct tcTCTTCAGTCTTTATTTCATTCTTTGATATTGAttgatattaacaatttaaataacctacaaaatatcacatttgtatatattgaAGCACTGTGTTTTTTATCTGAATTAGTAGCTAAGAATCCTACTTGGATGTCTTTGTATTCTGAAATATTGAATCAGAAACATGTTTATCGTGTACTtgcattcataatttataaaggttcaaaaattatgaaacaaaaaGTATTAGATCTCATTACTAAATTTTCACAACAGAG tacttTGATGTTATCTGATTGTTTGGAAGAAATTGAACAATTATCTTTAACtaaagtgaaaaatataaaaactacaaattCAGAAGAGACTGAAATAAAGCCTATATGTACATTTGCTCAAGAAGAACAAATACAagcatttattgataaattagaaaatatattcaattctaatgaa atacctagtataaaaacaagtaatgttatttcattatatcagcacaaaatgaatacattaaaacaaactGAAGTGTGGTTAAAACAAAGTCTTGATAATGCCTCTGAGGAAGTAACACggttaaattatagaatagttTGTTTAAATAGTGAATCAATGCAACTAAatcaaatgttattaaataatcataaagaaattgaagaattaacaatagaaaatgaaaatttaaaaaaaaaattaaatgatactaCAGAACAATTTACTACAACTAGTAATAACTTTGCAAAG ctATCTCGAAATTATGAATCAAAACGTCAAATTATTCAAGAGCAGAGTTCTTCAATTAAGAACCttgaaaaacaattagaaGAGCTACGTTTAGAAAGCGATGAAATTAAAGCTAATTTATTAGACCaactaaaaaatgaaaaagctg aaaataaaattcaagtttCAAAATTGGAACAACAATTAACGGAAAAACAAAGTATCATCAATGAAAAAACAGAG gaaatcaacaacaaaatatccttcattaaaaatctagaaaatattGGTTTAGAAAAAGATAAAGATATTACTGATTTACGTAAACAACTACAAGAACAACATAGAGTTCGTGAAATGATTAGTCAAATGTTAGCTGCTACATCCAGTAAACCCTAA